One part of the Clostridium thermosuccinogenes genome encodes these proteins:
- a CDS encoding DUF4340 domain-containing protein, whose product MKLYRNAIILTLVLAILVGAYVFLRSRENAGNDGNIQTDSNTISILELEKDKITEITLENESGRMVFVKTLVEKEKTEEDKEDEDDKEDKDDAGDKKEVEYEEVWVASEPEGMKINQSKIGSITYAVSSLDATKLIEENASDLAQYGLDKPATISVKLENNEVKTVEIGNRTPSDSGYYVKLKGESKVYVISSYDGGLLRSKYNDVRDKTLFTETADDITEFSLERGGKTAFKTKKTGENEWKLTEPIEASVKSGSIETILQSFMGTNASEFVERDASDLSKYGLDSPKYAIGLGSSKGTTTILLGNEKTKGSEIYAKFADSNEVFVLYESALNFIDKPLKEVVDVFAYITNISDVEKIVVEMDGQTVVSEIKTDPEDSDNDKFYVNGRDVSDVRDSSDSQLFRKYYQGLIGITMSELDIGAVPQGEPEITFTYYRKEDPKEVKVEFIPRDDIYYYVVRNGQYTNIIVAKDKFDAPDGPRQTYKNLMEAADKAKDAE is encoded by the coding sequence ATGAAGCTTTACAGAAATGCCATTATCCTTACGCTGGTGCTGGCAATTCTAGTAGGTGCCTATGTGTTTTTAAGAAGCAGGGAAAATGCCGGTAACGATGGAAATATCCAGACGGACAGCAACACAATAAGCATCCTTGAGCTGGAAAAAGACAAAATAACAGAGATAACCCTGGAGAATGAATCCGGAAGGATGGTATTTGTAAAGACTCTGGTGGAAAAAGAGAAAACAGAGGAAGATAAAGAAGATGAGGATGATAAGGAAGATAAGGATGATGCAGGGGATAAGAAAGAGGTAGAATACGAAGAAGTGTGGGTAGCATCCGAACCCGAAGGAATGAAGATCAACCAAAGCAAGATAGGCAGCATAACCTATGCTGTTTCGAGTCTGGATGCCACCAAGCTCATTGAGGAAAATGCTTCCGATCTTGCCCAATACGGTTTGGATAAACCTGCCACCATATCCGTCAAGCTTGAGAACAATGAAGTTAAGACAGTGGAGATAGGAAACAGGACACCGAGCGACAGCGGATACTATGTGAAGCTTAAAGGAGAAAGCAAGGTTTATGTGATAAGCTCCTATGACGGCGGACTTTTGAGGAGCAAATATAATGATGTCAGGGACAAAACCTTGTTTACCGAAACAGCGGATGATATAACCGAGTTTTCTCTCGAAAGGGGAGGGAAAACCGCATTCAAAACCAAGAAAACTGGTGAAAACGAATGGAAGCTGACTGAGCCTATCGAAGCTTCAGTAAAATCCGGAAGCATTGAGACAATACTGCAGAGTTTTATGGGAACCAATGCATCGGAGTTTGTTGAGAGAGATGCTTCAGATCTGAGCAAATACGGACTGGATTCACCCAAATATGCAATAGGGCTGGGGTCTTCAAAGGGTACAACCACAATTCTTCTTGGCAATGAAAAGACTAAAGGCTCGGAGATATATGCAAAATTTGCGGACAGCAATGAAGTATTTGTGCTGTACGAAAGCGCATTGAATTTCATAGATAAACCTCTGAAAGAAGTTGTCGACGTATTTGCTTATATAACCAACATTTCCGATGTGGAGAAAATAGTGGTGGAAATGGATGGGCAAACCGTTGTTTCCGAGATAAAAACCGATCCGGAAGACTCTGATAATGACAAATTCTACGTAAACGGCAGAGATGTCAGCGACGTAAGGGATAGTTCCGACAGTCAGCTGTTCAGGAAATACTATCAGGGACTCATAGGTATTACCATGAGTGAATTGGATATAGGTGCGGTGCCCCAAGGTGAGCCTGAGATAACCTTCACTTACTACCGCAAGGAAGATCCTAAAGAGGTGAAGGTAGAATTCATACCAAGGGATGATATATATTACTATGTAGTAAGAAACGGTCAGTATACAAACATTATCGTAGCTAAAGACAAGTTTGATGCGCCCGATGGTCCGAGACAAACATACAAGAACCTGATGGAGGCTGCGGACAAAGCAAAAGACGCTGAATAA